In Apus apus isolate bApuApu2 chromosome 5, bApuApu2.pri.cur, whole genome shotgun sequence, the following are encoded in one genomic region:
- the LOC127385954 gene encoding disintegrin and metalloproteinase domain-containing protein 21-like, whose amino-acid sequence MGALLGLLVLLGLAGRPRASGDLPGDLRVAATWVTVPRQLSPRADASPPTVSYWLEVDGRPWVLRLRPRRGLVSRPFTLVTYGRDGARWEEHPFVQESCFYQGEVQGSPGSLVALSACGRGLHGVLWVEDGMYEIKPVPGDLAFQHVLYRMEEASDPVSPTCGLTLEEMEHQKALLPWFRAPQVVEEEEEMLRDWWRHVRYVKLVVVVDNVWFVKSGRNDSEVLRQVIEVINIGDSLYQQLSIRLFLVGLEIWTKSNLINVTDSISKALDDFNEWRKSDLSPRMRHDTAHLFTFQSFGRSLGLAFLGSMCDNQWSSAVASFTEGKLSSFITTFVHQLGHTLGMHHDEWGCKCRRKKCIMYKSNVDTDAFSDCSYKDYFDLLGHGASCIHQPPAPGTSYTMKREYCGNKIVESGEQCDCGSESNCKKDPCCQPNCKFTAGSVCASGKCCQSCQVLPAGTLCRAGTNDCDLPEYCNGTSPWCPPDVYVQDGTPCKDGAYCYRGKCPSHSKQCQHLFGKQARAAPADCFKAVNTRGDRIGNCGIQNNTHFKKCSIENILCGRIQCENLDKLPFLQNHVTVVQTPVGGKKCWGLDYHSGMPTADVGAVEDGTPCGIDKLCINRTCTSMSLLNYDCNMTMCHHRGACNNRKNCHCRYGWAPPYCEWKGFGGSVDSGPPPARMIFHSAKPGIIVCSLFICVLGITLAKYYQWEIVGCLRRKKAQFCRRS is encoded by the coding sequence ATGGgggccctgctggggctgctggtgctgctgggcttggcAGGGCGTCCCCGCGCTTCTGGGGACCTGCCTGGGGATCTGCGTGTCGCTGCCACCTGGGTAACCGTCCCGCGGCAGTTGAGCCCCCGGGCTGACGCCAGCCCCCCGACTGTCTCCTACTGGCTGGAGGTCGACGGGCGGCCGTGGGTGCTGCGCCTGCGGCCCAGGCGGGGCCTGGTCTCTCGCCCCTTCACCCTGGTCACCTatggcagggatggggcccgCTGGGAGGAGCACCCCTTCGTTCAGGAAAGCTGCTTCTACCAGGGCGAGGTGCAGGGGAGCCCCGGGTCCCTGGTGGCCCTCAGCGCCTGTGGCAGGGGCCTCCACGGCGTCCTCTGGGTGGAGGACGGCATGTACGAGATCAAGCCTGTCCCTGGCGACCTGGCCTTCCAGCACGTGCTCTACCGCATGGAGGAGGCCAGTGACCCTGTGAGTCCTACCTGCGGGCTGACCCTGGAGGAGATGGAGCACCAAAAGGCTTTGCTGCCCTGGTTCAGGGCCCCCCaggtggtggaggaggaggaggagatgctgagggaCTGGTGGAGACACGTCAGGTATGTGAAGTTAGTAGTGGTCGTTGACAATGTGTGGTTTGTGAAGTCGGGCAGGAATGACTCCGAAGTCTTGAGGCAAGTCATAGAAGTCATCAACATTGGAGACTCTCTGTACCAACAGCTTTCTATTCGTCTGTTTCTTGTGGGATTGGAGATCTGGACCAAAAGCAACCTCATAAACGTTACGGACTCTATCAGCAAGGCACTGGATGATTTTAACGAATGGCGTAAGTCAGACCTGTCTCCACGGATGCGCCACGATACTGCTCACTTGTTTACATTCCAGAGCTTTGGAAGGAGCCTGGGATTAGCGTTTCTAGGGTCCATGTGTGATAACCAGTGGTCATCAGCAGTTGCTTCTTTCACTGAAGGGAAGTTGTCCTCATTTATTACCACCTTTGTCCACCAGCTGGGCCATACTCTTGGGATGCACCATGATGAATGGGGCTGTAAATGCAGACGGAAGAAATGCATTATGTACAAAAGCAATGTCGACACAGATGCATTCAGTGACTGCAGTTACAAAGATTACTTTGACCTCCTTGGACATGGTGCCAGCTGCATTCATCAACCACCAGCACCTGGTACTTCCTACACCATGAAGCGTGAATACTGTGGGAATAAGATAGTAGAAAGTGGAGAGCAATGTGACTGTGGTTCAGAATCAAACTGCAAAAAAGATCCTTGTTGTCAGCCAAACTGTAAGTTTACTGCAGGTTCAGTCTGTGCTTCTGGAAAATGCTGCCAGAGTTGTCAGGTCCTTCCAGCAGGTAcgctctgcagagcaggaactAACGACTGTGACCTGCCAGAGTACTGCAATGGGACTTCCCCTTGGTGCCCACCAGACGTGTACGTACAAGATGGAACCCCTTGCAAAGATGGTGCTTATTGCTATCGAGGAAAATGTCCTTCCCACAGTAAACAGTGCCAGCATCTCTTTGGCAAGCAAGCCAGGGCCGCTCCTGCAGATTGCTTCAAAGCAGTGAACACTCGAGGGGACCGGATTGGGAATTGTGGTATTCAGAACAAcacccattttaaaaaatgcagcattgAGAATATCTTATGTGGTAGGATCCAATGTGAAAACTTAGACAAACTGCCTTTCTTGCAGAACCATGTAACAGTAGTCCAAACGCCTGTTGGAGGTAAAAAGTGTTGGGGTCTAGATTATCACTCAGGGATGCCGACAGCTGATGTGGGGGCAGTGGAAGATGGCACACCATGTGGTATTGATAAGCTTTGTATCAACAGGACGTGTACCAGCATGTCACTGTTGAACTACGACTGTAACATGACAATGTGTCATCACAGAGGAGCATGTAACAATCGTAAGAACTGTCACTGCAGGTACGGCTGGGCTCCTCCATATTGTGAATGGAAAGGATTTGGAGGGAGTGTTGACAGTGGACCCCCTCCAGCCAGGATGATTTTTCACAGTGCAAAACCAGGAATAATAGTATGTAGCCTTTTTATCTGTGTCCTTGGAATAACCCTTGCCAAGTATTATCAGTGGGAAATAGTCGGATGTCTTAGGAGGAAAAAGGCCCAATTCTGCAGAAGAAGTTAA